One window from the genome of Thermococcus siculi encodes:
- a CDS encoding polysaccharide deacetylase family protein has translation MLALLLHGNLQYAEIPKAEIPKVVEKAYRPVISTLIKREVPFALNITGFTLEILPKDVINLIKEGIASGLVEITGTAYSHAILPLLDLDRVEAQVQRDRAVKEELLEVSPKLFFPPELAYDPLLPAILQDNGYKEVFVDGEALILSDHLNRAIKPVEPLYPHLIKAQRGEGNRYVNYLLGLRELKRSLKIVFPGKVTLEAVKEITGIPIWVNVNTVVMLGAGRFPLMNPGKSASWLGNLDDIVLYGTDIEFLGYRPLADRLITVDSFLEVFDAFGREIKPPSELPHSGKRLYLRTSSWAPDKSLDIWRLDEGNARLNLLSRDIRGEKAFLAENSDARGWEPLPERRLDAFRAVYESWRGRNERS, from the coding sequence TTGCTCGCTCTCCTCCTGCACGGAAACCTCCAGTACGCTGAGATACCGAAGGCGGAGATACCTAAAGTCGTCGAGAAGGCCTACAGACCGGTCATCTCAACCCTTATAAAGAGGGAAGTGCCCTTTGCCCTCAACATCACCGGCTTCACCCTTGAGATCCTCCCGAAGGACGTTATCAACCTAATAAAGGAGGGCATCGCCTCGGGCCTCGTCGAGATAACCGGCACCGCTTACAGCCACGCGATACTGCCCCTCCTGGATCTCGACAGGGTGGAGGCTCAAGTGCAGAGGGACAGGGCCGTTAAGGAAGAACTACTTGAGGTCTCCCCAAAACTCTTCTTCCCGCCCGAGCTGGCCTACGATCCCCTTCTGCCTGCCATACTTCAGGACAACGGGTACAAAGAGGTCTTTGTCGACGGTGAGGCCCTAATTCTCTCCGACCACCTCAACAGGGCAATAAAACCGGTCGAACCCCTCTACCCGCACCTCATAAAGGCCCAGCGCGGTGAGGGGAACAGATACGTAAACTACCTCCTCGGCCTGAGAGAGCTGAAGCGCTCCCTTAAGATTGTGTTCCCCGGGAAGGTCACCCTTGAGGCCGTGAAGGAGATAACAGGAATTCCAATCTGGGTGAACGTGAACACCGTGGTGATGCTCGGCGCCGGGAGGTTTCCACTGATGAACCCAGGGAAGAGCGCCAGCTGGCTTGGAAACCTTGATGACATCGTCCTTTACGGCACGGACATAGAGTTTCTCGGCTACCGTCCCCTGGCGGATCGCCTAATAACCGTTGATTCTTTCCTTGAAGTCTTCGATGCCTTCGGAAGGGAGATAAAGCCGCCGAGTGAGCTTCCCCACTCCGGGAAAAGGCTCTACCTCAGAACCTCGAGCTGGGCACCGGATAAGAGCCTCGACATCTGGAGGCTGGACGAGGGCAACGCCAGACTGAACCTCCTCTCCAGGGACATAAGGGGGGAGAAAGCGTTTCTAGCGGAAAACAGCGATGCAAGGGGCTGGGAACCCCTGCCGGAGAGGAGGCTCGACGCCTTCAGGGCGGTTTACGAGTCATGGAGGGGTAGGAATGAGAGAAGTTAG
- a CDS encoding galactokinase, producing MYRVDSPGRVNLIGEHTDYTLGYVMPMAIDLYTVLHAQMDDKVRVYSRVFRDVREFGLDSIERVNDWSDYVRAIFWVLREEGHRIGGMKGILGGDLPIGSGLSSSASLELAVLAFLNEAYGLKLLPIEMALLAQKAENEFVGVPCGILDQFTVVHGRKDHVIFLDTDTLRHEYIEFPRNVQVLVFYTGVKRELSSSAYAERKRVAEETLRLLGKRTSKDADERELRNLPSLYRRFFGYIVRENRRVLEARDALKSGDVNTLGELMTDSHWDLARNYDVSSEELDFFVRKAVEFGAYGAKLTGAGFGGSAIALVDSDRALDVAMRVTEEYIKHFNWEPDYHLVSPSDGVTVRRV from the coding sequence ATGTACCGCGTTGATTCTCCCGGCCGGGTGAACCTGATAGGCGAGCACACCGACTACACACTTGGCTACGTCATGCCGATGGCTATAGACCTCTACACGGTTCTCCACGCCCAGATGGACGATAAGGTAAGGGTTTACTCCCGGGTCTTCAGGGATGTCAGGGAGTTCGGGCTTGACTCTATAGAAAGGGTCAATGACTGGAGCGATTACGTCAGGGCGATCTTCTGGGTTCTCCGCGAGGAGGGGCACAGAATAGGCGGCATGAAGGGCATCCTCGGCGGCGACCTTCCGATAGGCTCAGGATTAAGCTCCTCGGCGAGCCTCGAGCTTGCGGTTTTGGCTTTCCTCAACGAGGCCTACGGTCTGAAACTTCTTCCCATAGAGATGGCCCTGCTGGCCCAGAAAGCGGAGAACGAGTTCGTCGGCGTCCCCTGCGGGATACTCGACCAGTTCACGGTCGTTCACGGCAGGAAAGACCATGTCATCTTTCTCGACACGGACACACTGAGGCACGAATACATAGAGTTTCCGAGGAACGTTCAAGTTCTCGTCTTCTATACGGGCGTTAAAAGGGAACTCTCCTCTTCGGCCTACGCCGAGAGAAAGAGGGTGGCTGAAGAGACCCTCAGGCTCCTCGGGAAGAGAACTTCGAAAGATGCAGACGAGAGGGAGCTTAGAAACCTACCCTCCCTGTACAGGAGGTTCTTTGGCTACATCGTGAGGGAGAACAGGCGCGTCCTCGAGGCGAGAGATGCCCTGAAGAGCGGTGACGTCAACACCCTCGGCGAACTGATGACTGATTCACACTGGGATCTGGCCAGGAACTACGACGTCTCCAGCGAGGAGCTTGACTTCTTCGTCAGAAAGGCCGTCGAGTTCGGGGCCTACGGAGCTAAGCTCACCGGAGCTGGCTTTGGAGGCTCCGCGATAGCCCTCGTGGACTCCGACCGGGCGCTCGACGTTGCGATGCGTGTAACCGAGGAGTACATCAAGCACTTCAACTGGGAGCCGGACTACCACCTCGTCTCTCCCAGCGACGGCGTGACTGTAAGGAGGGTCTGA
- a CDS encoding NAD(P)/FAD-dependent oxidoreductase, translating into MPTRKLPEKSEITIIGGGIIGVTIAHELAKRGEEVTVIEKRFIGSGSTFRCGTGIRQQFNDEANVQVMKRSVELWKRYSEEYDFPFSQTGYLFLLYDDEEVETFKRNIAIQNRFGVPTRLISPEEAKEIVPLLDISEVVAASWNPTDGKASPFHSTAKFALHAEEFGAKLVEYTEVKDFIIENGEIRGLKTDRGTIKTGIVINATNAWAKLINAMAGIRTKIPIEPYKHQAVITQPIKKDSVKPMVISFRYGHAYLTQTSHGGIIGGVGYELGPTYDLSPTYEFMREVSYYFTKIIPALRELLILRTWAGYYAKTPDSNPAIGKIEELSDYYIAAGFSGHGFMMAPAVAEMVADLVTKGRTDLPAWWYDPYRFERGELRGQALQMG; encoded by the coding sequence ATGCCGACGAGGAAGCTTCCGGAGAAGAGTGAGATAACGATAATCGGCGGCGGAATAATCGGAGTAACCATCGCCCATGAGCTGGCAAAGCGTGGGGAAGAGGTTACCGTCATCGAGAAGCGCTTCATAGGTTCCGGCTCAACGTTCCGCTGCGGAACGGGAATAAGGCAGCAGTTCAACGACGAAGCCAACGTCCAGGTCATGAAGCGCTCGGTTGAGCTGTGGAAGCGCTATAGTGAAGAGTACGACTTCCCCTTCAGCCAGACGGGGTACCTCTTCCTGCTCTACGACGACGAGGAAGTGGAAACCTTCAAGAGGAACATCGCGATACAGAACAGGTTTGGGGTCCCGACGAGGCTGATAAGCCCTGAGGAAGCCAAGGAGATAGTCCCTCTCCTGGATATAAGCGAGGTGGTTGCTGCATCATGGAACCCAACCGACGGTAAGGCAAGCCCGTTCCACTCAACTGCCAAGTTCGCCCTCCACGCTGAGGAGTTCGGGGCTAAGCTGGTCGAGTACACGGAAGTGAAGGACTTCATAATAGAGAACGGCGAAATAAGGGGCCTCAAGACCGACAGGGGCACGATAAAGACCGGCATCGTCATCAACGCCACCAACGCCTGGGCCAAGCTCATCAACGCCATGGCAGGCATAAGGACGAAGATACCGATAGAGCCGTACAAGCACCAGGCCGTCATAACCCAGCCCATAAAGAAGGACTCGGTCAAGCCGATGGTCATATCCTTCAGGTACGGACACGCCTACCTCACCCAGACGAGCCACGGCGGCATCATAGGAGGAGTCGGCTACGAGCTGGGTCCTACCTACGACCTCAGCCCGACCTACGAGTTCATGCGCGAGGTGAGCTACTACTTCACCAAGATAATCCCGGCTTTGAGGGAGCTGCTCATCCTCAGGACATGGGCCGGCTACTACGCGAAAACACCCGACAGCAACCCGGCGATAGGAAAGATCGAGGAGCTGAGCGACTACTACATAGCGGCGGGCTTCAGCGGACACGGCTTCATGATGGCGCCTGCCGTTGCCGAAATGGTCGCCGATCTGGTCACGAAGGGAAGGACGGACCTTCCCGCCTGGTGGTACGACCCCTACCGCTTCGAGAGGGGCGAACTCCGCGGCCAGGCCCTTCAGATGGGCTGA
- a CDS encoding FAD-dependent oxidoreductase produces MRPLDLTEKDPSKKITIHLDGKPYEAYEGEKFPVAMLANGVYWLTTSTEGRHRGAFTFGPLPVTVNGVKNVNGRKLKLRDGMRIERQRYDEFQEQVEIDEGKPVLRYVVDVAVIGAGPAGLGVVEEIGGKLTVALIEEKGWLGGDMWLKGVDQEGFGNPREAIERLTDFPENVRVFLGTTALGVFDKGEYFLVPAVRGDQLIEFMAKRVVLATGAVDSIMLFENNDYPGVFRRADALEVINVWGVAPGRKVAVTGAFPEEIIPELERWGIEYVVVPNVRRVEGEDRVERVIDENGNVYEVDALIMADGRIPDINPITQAGGKLYFKRGYYRPVLDGQHRIRDGIYVAGSAVSIKPHYANYIEGKLVGAYILREFEYEREPCIYEEKLKDHEPVARPLPRFPLDAFNGEDVQICGCGVTLGKVDEVVKSGITDLQIIKRLTHLAMGFCQGRFCLFNGALLVSQRSGMGMDKLDIPVARPPIKNVKMKVVAGRE; encoded by the coding sequence ATGAGACCACTCGACCTGACGGAGAAGGACCCTTCTAAGAAGATCACGATACATCTCGATGGAAAGCCCTACGAGGCCTACGAGGGTGAGAAATTCCCGGTGGCGATGCTCGCCAACGGCGTTTACTGGCTCACCACCAGCACTGAAGGCAGGCACCGCGGCGCTTTTACCTTCGGTCCCCTTCCCGTTACGGTGAACGGCGTTAAGAACGTCAATGGGCGGAAGCTCAAGCTGAGGGACGGCATGAGGATCGAGAGGCAGCGCTACGACGAGTTCCAAGAGCAGGTAGAGATAGACGAGGGCAAGCCCGTCCTCCGCTACGTTGTTGACGTTGCCGTCATCGGAGCCGGCCCGGCAGGTCTCGGCGTCGTTGAGGAAATCGGAGGAAAGCTCACCGTTGCACTAATAGAGGAGAAGGGCTGGCTTGGAGGCGACATGTGGCTCAAGGGCGTTGACCAGGAGGGCTTCGGGAACCCACGGGAGGCAATAGAGAGGCTCACCGACTTTCCGGAGAACGTCAGGGTTTTCCTCGGGACTACCGCTTTAGGCGTCTTCGACAAGGGCGAGTACTTCCTCGTTCCGGCAGTCAGGGGCGACCAGCTGATAGAGTTTATGGCCAAGAGGGTCGTCCTGGCCACTGGAGCTGTGGACAGCATAATGCTCTTCGAGAACAACGATTATCCGGGAGTTTTCAGAAGGGCCGATGCCCTCGAGGTCATAAACGTCTGGGGAGTTGCACCGGGGAGGAAGGTCGCTGTCACCGGTGCTTTTCCGGAGGAGATAATTCCCGAACTGGAGCGCTGGGGCATTGAATACGTCGTTGTCCCCAACGTCAGGCGCGTCGAGGGCGAAGACAGGGTTGAGCGCGTCATTGACGAGAACGGCAACGTCTACGAGGTCGATGCCCTGATAATGGCCGACGGAAGGATTCCCGACATCAACCCGATCACCCAGGCCGGAGGAAAGCTTTACTTCAAAAGGGGTTATTACAGACCCGTTCTCGATGGACAGCACCGGATAAGGGACGGAATTTACGTGGCTGGAAGCGCGGTCAGCATAAAGCCGCACTACGCGAACTACATCGAAGGAAAGCTCGTCGGAGCCTACATCCTCAGGGAGTTTGAGTATGAGAGGGAGCCATGTATCTACGAGGAGAAGCTCAAAGACCACGAGCCGGTCGCAAGGCCCCTGCCGAGGTTCCCGCTCGACGCGTTCAACGGAGAGGACGTCCAGATATGCGGCTGCGGCGTCACCCTCGGAAAGGTGGACGAGGTCGTCAAGAGCGGCATAACTGACCTGCAGATAATAAAGAGACTCACCCACCTCGCGATGGGCTTCTGCCAGGGACGCTTCTGCCTCTTCAACGGGGCACTGCTGGTGTCGCAGAGGAGCGGAATGGGCATGGATAAGCTGGACATCCCGGTCGCGAGGCCGCCCATAAAGAACGTCAAGATGAAGGTTGTCGCGGGGAGGGAGTGA
- a CDS encoding sodium/proline symporter, which yields MNSGILLGFLIYLGILAYIGWWANRYTKTEDQYFVGGRKVHILAASLSDKASDFSGWLMLGYPGSAFKAGIGAFWAGIGCLFGTLADYVLIGPRLRIYAGKFRAITLPDYLEARLKDNTKLIRILSALIIIIFMTAYVAAQFTAGGKTFAEGFGVSVDTGIIITVVILTAYVITGGFFAVVWTDVVQALFMLLTLIVVPFLALAEIGGLDKATEIIGAVDPAKLHPFGGATGTAALVFAIGYASWIVGYLGQPHIVTRYMSVEDPRKLRRPGIFISGIWTTIVLWGAFFAGFLGFALYEAGMLEVSDPERVIPAMAVELMPSWIAGFVIAGIISAVMSTADSQLLVASSAIARDFYHKVLGKELGKKQMVNISRLVVAAVALVGLWFALTGPGVIYQMVATAWGGLAVGFGPILTLSLWWKRTTKEGAIVGMAYGLISEVIFEAKIYGWAFHPDAPGFWGTIGGWFNGIPVFFINFFITLFVIIIVSLFTKPPEDVVKLHGEIFKKVPIETGKKTVTETRAKSQVENVAEFVLAKGIA from the coding sequence ATGAACAGCGGAATCCTCCTCGGCTTCCTGATCTATCTCGGCATCCTGGCCTACATCGGCTGGTGGGCCAACCGCTACACAAAAACCGAAGACCAGTACTTCGTCGGAGGCAGGAAGGTCCACATCCTCGCCGCTTCCCTCAGTGACAAAGCCAGCGACTTCTCCGGCTGGCTGATGCTGGGTTATCCGGGCAGCGCATTCAAAGCCGGTATTGGGGCATTCTGGGCGGGAATCGGCTGTCTCTTCGGTACCCTCGCCGATTACGTTCTAATAGGCCCAAGGCTCAGGATATACGCCGGTAAATTCAGGGCAATAACGTTGCCGGACTATCTTGAGGCCCGCCTGAAGGACAACACCAAGCTCATAAGAATCCTCAGCGCGCTGATAATCATAATCTTCATGACCGCATACGTTGCGGCACAGTTCACCGCAGGAGGGAAGACCTTCGCGGAGGGCTTCGGAGTAAGTGTGGACACCGGAATCATAATAACGGTGGTCATACTGACGGCCTACGTTATCACCGGTGGATTCTTCGCGGTCGTGTGGACGGACGTTGTGCAGGCCCTCTTCATGCTGCTGACGCTGATAGTCGTCCCGTTCCTCGCCCTCGCGGAGATTGGTGGCCTCGACAAGGCGACCGAAATCATCGGAGCGGTGGATCCCGCCAAGCTCCACCCCTTCGGCGGCGCCACCGGAACAGCGGCCCTTGTCTTCGCCATCGGATACGCCTCGTGGATAGTCGGTTATCTCGGTCAGCCGCACATAGTTACCCGCTACATGAGCGTTGAGGATCCGAGGAAGCTCAGAAGGCCAGGTATATTCATCAGCGGCATCTGGACAACCATCGTCCTGTGGGGTGCGTTCTTCGCGGGATTCCTCGGCTTCGCCCTCTACGAGGCAGGCATGCTGGAAGTCAGCGACCCCGAGAGGGTTATCCCTGCGATGGCAGTCGAGCTGATGCCCAGCTGGATAGCGGGTTTCGTCATAGCCGGTATCATCTCGGCCGTCATGAGTACCGCCGACTCACAGCTCCTCGTGGCTTCTTCGGCCATAGCGAGGGACTTCTACCACAAGGTGCTCGGCAAGGAGCTAGGAAAGAAGCAGATGGTCAACATCTCGCGTCTGGTCGTCGCCGCCGTCGCCCTCGTAGGCCTCTGGTTCGCCCTGACCGGTCCGGGCGTCATCTACCAGATGGTTGCCACCGCCTGGGGCGGCCTGGCAGTCGGCTTCGGTCCTATACTCACGCTGAGCCTCTGGTGGAAGAGAACCACCAAGGAGGGGGCCATAGTTGGAATGGCCTACGGATTGATCAGCGAGGTCATCTTCGAGGCCAAGATATACGGCTGGGCATTCCACCCCGACGCTCCGGGCTTCTGGGGCACCATCGGCGGCTGGTTCAACGGCATCCCGGTGTTCTTCATCAACTTCTTCATAACGCTGTTCGTCATCATAATCGTCAGCCTCTTCACAAAGCCGCCCGAGGACGTCGTCAAACTCCACGGGGAGATATTCAAGAAGGTTCCCATCGAGACGGGCAAGAAGACCGTCACCGAGACCAGGGCCAAGAGCCAGGTCGAGAACGTCGCCGAGTTCGTCCTTGCCAAGGGTATTGCCTGA
- a CDS encoding type II toxin-antitoxin system VapC family toxin produces the protein MSIYRSTGTFLDSSVLLNLLFETELTERARKLFSMADDPLVSETVVDECVYVTLRKKASSRGIMNIHGLRKFLKTEEGRTLLRESSEMVLSFIGKYGIEIIEDPDIFLTLSIAEKYGLLMHDAKIIGAMMSSGVRRIATLDRDFEGIPIIEVLKE, from the coding sequence GTGAGTATCTACAGGAGTACAGGGACTTTTCTGGACAGTAGCGTCCTTCTCAACCTGCTCTTTGAGACCGAACTGACAGAGAGGGCAAGAAAGCTCTTTTCCATGGCTGATGATCCGCTGGTTTCCGAAACGGTCGTGGATGAGTGTGTCTACGTCACGCTCAGGAAGAAGGCCTCTTCCAGAGGGATCATGAACATCCATGGGCTGAGGAAATTCCTGAAAACTGAAGAGGGAAGGACCCTCCTCAGGGAATCCTCCGAGATGGTGCTTTCGTTCATAGGCAAGTACGGGATTGAGATTATTGAAGACCCCGATATTTTTCTGACCCTGAGCATAGCGGAGAAGTACGGCCTTCTAATGCACGATGCAAAAATCATTGGTGCCATGATGTCCAGCGGGGTCAGGCGGATAGCAACCCTTGACCGGGACTTTGAGGGGATACCCATAATCGAAGTCCTCAAAGAATAG
- a CDS encoding OBG GTPase family GTP-binding protein has product MPTNVTAEYLAAEEEYRNAKSIPEKIRALEKMYATVPKHKGTEKLRLQIKRKLSELRKELEKQRQMKKGGGGPSLAVRKEGAAQIVLAGLPNVGKSSLMKALTNVDADVADYAFTTVEPIPGMMHHKDVQIQLVEVPGLVEGAALGKGMGPQLLSVIRNADAIAIVVDLSQDPVKQMEILLKEFERAGIKLNKRKPRVEIKRTAMGGIVINGQENIKGDISEVMRMLREERIHSAEITVKEPVTLEEFADALDESLVWRRAIIIANKGDAPGSKENYEKLVKAYGDRFKIVPVSAKRKIQLDKLKDELYELAGIIRVFTKSPGEEPAYPPVPLKKGSTVMDLAERIHKDFARNFRYARVWGKSVKFPGQRVGADHVLEDGDIVEIHAR; this is encoded by the coding sequence ATGCCAACGAACGTGACAGCAGAGTATCTGGCGGCCGAAGAGGAGTACAGGAACGCCAAGAGTATCCCCGAGAAGATACGCGCCCTCGAAAAGATGTACGCCACCGTTCCAAAGCACAAGGGAACCGAGAAGCTCAGGCTCCAGATAAAGAGAAAGCTCTCCGAGCTGAGGAAGGAGCTTGAGAAGCAGCGCCAGATGAAGAAGGGCGGTGGTGGACCCTCCCTCGCAGTGAGGAAAGAGGGTGCCGCCCAGATAGTTCTCGCGGGCCTTCCGAACGTCGGCAAAAGCTCCCTCATGAAGGCCCTCACCAACGTCGATGCAGACGTGGCCGACTACGCATTCACAACGGTGGAGCCGATTCCGGGAATGATGCACCACAAGGACGTTCAGATACAGCTCGTTGAAGTTCCGGGGCTAGTTGAGGGAGCGGCACTCGGAAAAGGAATGGGGCCGCAGCTGTTGAGTGTCATAAGGAACGCCGATGCAATAGCGATTGTGGTAGACCTCTCTCAGGACCCGGTTAAGCAGATGGAAATCCTTCTGAAGGAGTTTGAGAGGGCGGGAATAAAGCTCAACAAGAGGAAGCCCAGGGTGGAGATAAAGAGGACCGCCATGGGCGGAATCGTCATCAACGGCCAGGAGAACATCAAGGGAGATATCAGCGAGGTCATGAGGATGCTCCGCGAGGAGAGGATTCACTCCGCGGAGATAACCGTCAAGGAGCCTGTAACCCTTGAGGAGTTCGCCGATGCTTTGGATGAGAGTCTCGTCTGGAGGAGGGCCATCATCATTGCCAACAAGGGAGACGCCCCGGGCAGCAAGGAGAACTACGAAAAGCTGGTCAAGGCATACGGAGACCGCTTCAAGATAGTTCCAGTCTCGGCGAAGAGGAAGATACAACTGGACAAGCTCAAGGACGAGCTGTACGAGCTGGCCGGGATAATAAGGGTATTCACCAAGAGCCCCGGGGAGGAGCCAGCGTATCCGCCGGTGCCGCTCAAGAAGGGTTCGACGGTTATGGATCTGGCCGAGAGGATCCACAAGGACTTCGCCAGGAACTTCCGCTATGCAAGGGTCTGGGGTAAGAGCGTCAAGTTCCCGGGGCAGAGGGTTGGAGCAGATCACGTATTGGAAGACGGGGATATAGTGGAGATTCACGCGAGGTAA
- a CDS encoding Lrp/AsnC family transcriptional regulator, translating to MRTGLDEVDRKILTILQKNSRTPLREISKEVGLAESTVYERIKKLKERGIIKKFTVMLDPDSLGFKILAFILIKSKAGMYSHVANELKRHPQIVEIYETTGDYDMLVKIRTSGSDELNEFLDTIGEIDGVVATHTMVVLKIHKETTELPL from the coding sequence ATGCGAACGGGTTTGGACGAGGTCGACAGGAAGATACTCACGATACTCCAGAAGAACAGCAGAACGCCCCTCCGCGAGATTTCTAAGGAAGTAGGACTGGCGGAGTCGACGGTCTACGAGAGGATAAAGAAGCTCAAGGAGCGGGGGATAATAAAGAAGTTCACCGTGATGCTTGACCCGGATTCCCTGGGCTTCAAGATACTGGCCTTCATACTGATAAAGTCCAAGGCCGGCATGTACTCCCACGTGGCGAACGAGCTTAAGAGACACCCCCAGATAGTCGAGATATACGAGACCACCGGCGACTACGATATGCTGGTCAAGATAAGGACGAGCGGGAGCGACGAGCTGAACGAGTTCCTCGATACCATAGGCGAGATAGACGGGGTCGTTGCGACCCACACGATGGTCGTTCTGAAGATACACAAGGAGACAACGGAGCTGCCTCTCTGA
- a CDS encoding PspC domain-containing protein produces the protein MAKRLVRSKKERVLLGVLGGFAEHLDLDPTLVRLLFIVLLVFNPVAMTLLYFLAALIIPEEGEEGEESKRLAERLDEVINETGNRLSELFSGSENSKAIALVLILLGALLLAGPFMPVFLPAIDIRTLVGLVLLALGVILLVKGENNGAL, from the coding sequence ATGGCGAAGAGACTGGTGAGATCGAAGAAGGAGAGGGTTCTCCTGGGCGTCCTTGGAGGTTTCGCGGAGCACCTGGACCTCGATCCAACTCTGGTGAGGCTGCTCTTCATCGTCCTGTTAGTCTTCAATCCCGTTGCCATGACCCTGCTCTACTTCCTCGCGGCATTGATAATCCCGGAGGAAGGCGAAGAAGGGGAGGAAAGCAAGAGGCTCGCCGAGAGGCTTGACGAGGTCATAAACGAGACGGGCAACAGGTTGAGCGAGCTGTTCTCCGGGAGCGAGAACTCGAAGGCGATAGCCCTCGTTCTGATACTCCTCGGGGCCCTCCTCCTGGCCGGGCCGTTCATGCCGGTCTTCCTCCCGGCAATAGACATCAGAACCCTGGTTGGACTCGTTCTGCTTGCACTGGGGGTAATCCTGCTCGTTAAGGGTGAGAACAATGGAGCGCTTTAA
- a CDS encoding triphosphoribosyl-dephospho-CoA synthase, producing MERFKIVRAFVLGPLLEATVPKPGNVNRFKDFGDLTYYNFLFADTAVIGVYYEAIKTAELLRKGVLGFNEAGIGELIKRAVQASREAQNSNPNFGIIALSVPLIMGMVLGRNMLDAREKARLLIEESTVRDSMEFYRAIRIANPKGIPSGVKYDVYSDDSFKELFRDGINLARLAEMSCERELIFCEWLNGYELSYKTFGRLYELVKELPLEKAIVRAFLELLAEREDTLIVRKAGREEARLVMEKAREALGGRLSIEEFDGFMREKGDLRNPGSLADIMAVALSLLVLRGLRMEIRNGEVWGVIGRP from the coding sequence ATGGAGCGCTTTAAGATCGTTCGCGCCTTCGTCCTGGGGCCGCTTCTGGAGGCGACCGTTCCGAAGCCCGGCAACGTTAACCGCTTTAAGGACTTCGGGGATTTAACCTACTACAACTTCCTCTTCGCCGATACCGCCGTCATTGGAGTCTACTACGAGGCAATAAAGACCGCTGAACTCCTCAGGAAGGGCGTTTTGGGTTTCAACGAGGCCGGGATTGGGGAGCTGATAAAGCGCGCCGTCCAGGCCTCGCGCGAGGCCCAGAATTCAAACCCCAACTTCGGGATAATAGCCCTCTCGGTTCCCCTCATAATGGGTATGGTTCTCGGCAGGAACATGCTCGACGCGAGGGAAAAGGCGAGGCTCCTGATAGAGGAATCCACAGTCAGGGACAGCATGGAGTTCTACAGGGCAATAAGGATAGCTAACCCCAAGGGCATCCCCAGTGGAGTAAAATACGATGTTTACAGCGACGACTCCTTCAAGGAACTCTTCCGAGACGGGATAAACCTGGCCAGACTCGCCGAGATGAGCTGTGAGAGGGAACTGATATTCTGCGAGTGGCTCAACGGCTACGAGCTGAGCTACAAAACCTTCGGCAGGCTCTACGAGCTTGTAAAAGAGCTTCCCCTTGAGAAAGCCATTGTAAGGGCGTTCCTTGAGCTTCTGGCTGAGAGGGAGGACACGCTCATAGTCAGGAAGGCCGGGAGGGAGGAGGCCAGGCTCGTTATGGAAAAGGCCAGAGAAGCCCTTGGCGGGAGGCTTTCCATCGAGGAGTTCGATGGGTTCATGCGCGAGAAGGGGGATCTGAGGAACCCCGGAAGCCTGGCGGACATCATGGCGGTTGCGCTGAGCCTCCTCGTCCTCAGGGGCCTCAGAATGGAAATCAGAAACGGGGAAGTCTGGGGAGTCATAGGACGACCCTGA
- a CDS encoding family 4A encapsulin nanocompartment shell protein, which translates to MRGDLIRVLSSVEEKANELKLDGYEPDVVLLGRKAYEFVREQVNEEFGDEEEIFELSGLKIRVVEELGEDGVVIDSKILGLGLGGAKRFRVVL; encoded by the coding sequence ATGAGGGGTGACCTGATAAGGGTTCTCAGCTCCGTCGAGGAGAAGGCCAACGAGCTGAAGCTCGACGGCTACGAGCCTGACGTGGTTCTGCTCGGAAGGAAGGCCTACGAGTTCGTCAGGGAGCAGGTGAACGAGGAGTTTGGAGACGAGGAAGAGATCTTCGAACTCTCAGGCCTGAAAATCAGAGTTGTGGAGGAGCTGGGGGAGGATGGAGTTGTCATAGACAGTAAAATCCTCGGCCTTGGCCTCGGAGGGGCCAAGCGCTTCAGGGTCGTCCTATGA